In the Dethiosulfovibrio salsuginis genome, TGAACAAGGTGTATGTTGTATAAGGTGTACAGAGAGGGGTGGTTTTTTTGGTGGATTTTTCCGTTCTGTCCAAGCCCTGGGATATCTGGGAATGCTGGCGGTTTGAGCCCTGGGCGGACCAGGGGATGGAGGGAGTATTTCGCAGGGTGACTTTCATCAAGGCGGGGCTTATGGGCGAGGTGGCCCGGTACTGTGCCGACGACTATATCGTCTGGCGGTACGATCCTTCCTCCCTGGAGATGGTCAGGAAAACCTGGTCTCCGGTGAAAGACGTCATGATCCAGAGGGTTATCTTCGTCTCCCCTGAGGATCGTTTCGAGAAAAAGGTAAAGGCCTTCGCCCTGGGGTTCAGGGGATACCTTGAGACATACAGCTACGCCCCTATGGGACAGGGATACAAAAAGATAAAGGATCTAACGCCTTTGATAGACAAGGCGTGGGAATCGGTAAAAGACAGTGGCGAAAAAGGAGGTGTGGATTTGGTGGTCGCCAGCGTGGTTTAGGCCTTTTGCTTTTAATTATATAGGGGGTGTTTTAAAAGTGACTTTTGCTCTTATGTTTATAGTGTCCTTTGTGGTTTTTGTGGTCAGCTACAAGGTGTACGGTGCCTTTATGGCTGATGTTTATCAGCTCGACGACAGCAAGCAGACTCCTGCGGAGTGTCTGTTCGACGGGATAGATTACTGTCCTGCCCATCCTGCGGTGCTTCTGGGACATCACTTTGCTTCCATCGCCGGGGCCGGTCCTATAACCGGTCCTATCGCCGCCGCCGCCATGTTTGGCTGGCTTCCGACCCTTCTGTGGTGCATTATAGGGTCCACTTTCCTCGGCGGTCCTCACGATATGGGCGCCCTTGTGGCCTCCATGAGACACGACGGAAAGTCCATCGGTGAGGTCATAGAGAGATGGATAGGCCACAAAGGAAAGATCCTCTTCCTGTGGTTCACCATACTGGCCCTTATACTGGTCGTAGCGGTGTTCTTGGTCCTCTCAGCCAACACCTTCGCCGCTGACCCGATCGTCGCCTTCGTCGGGTGTCTCTACATCGCCATGGCGGTGATCTCAGGACTCCTTATCTACAAGTTTCACGTTCCTCTGTGGATCGTCACCGTCGTTATGCTGGCGATCGTCGGGACGGCCTGTGTGAAGGGCTCCGATAGCGAGACCATAATTACCCTCTTCAAGCTGCCTAACACCACGTGGAACTACATCTTGGCGGTGTATATCCTGGCGGCTTCGGTGTTGCCTGTGTGGCTTCTCCTTCAGCCTCGTGACTATCTTGCGTCCTACTTCCTCTACTTCGCCGTTATTATCGGTGCTATAGGGATGCTCTTCGGAAGCAAGTTCAACAGCGGCGCCATTCCTATGATCAAAGCCGACGTAAGCTATATAGGTTTCTCCGGCCAGCCTCTTTGGCCGATGATGTTCGTCATAGTGGCCTGCGGAGCTATTTCGGGCTTCCACTCTCTGGTTGGAAGCGGCACTACCTCCAAACAGCTTCGCAGAGAGACCGACGCCACGGTAGTAGGTTACGGCTCTATGCTCATGGAGGGGCTGGTGGCCTGCATAGCGATCGGTACGGTGATGGTAGCCGGCTCTATAGTTAAAGGCGGCCCTGTGGTGACCTTCTCCCAGGGTTTTGGACAGTTCGCCTCTATCGTCGGAATAGATCCGGAGCTCGGTACCAGGCTTGGTGCTATCGCCATAAACAGCTTCCTTCTGA is a window encoding:
- a CDS encoding carbon starvation CstA family protein; this translates as MTFALMFIVSFVVFVVSYKVYGAFMADVYQLDDSKQTPAECLFDGIDYCPAHPAVLLGHHFASIAGAGPITGPIAAAAMFGWLPTLLWCIIGSTFLGGPHDMGALVASMRHDGKSIGEVIERWIGHKGKILFLWFTILALILVVAVFLVLSANTFAADPIVAFVGCLYIAMAVISGLLIYKFHVPLWIVTVVMLAIVGTACVKGSDSETIITLFKLPNTTWNYILAVYILAASVLPVWLLLQPRDYLASYFLYFAVIIGAIGMLFGSKFNSGAIPMIKADVSYIGFSGQPLWPMMFVIVACGAISGFHSLVGSGTTSKQLRRETDATVVGYGSMLMEGLVACIAIGTVMVAGSIVKGGPVVTFSQGFGQFASIVGIDPELGTRLGAIAINSFLLTSLDTATRLARYQIQEISGMKINKYVATVIAVVAALALVMVKTHDAAGNPVPAWLAIWPIFGAANQMVAALALLAIGVWVIKGLKKNGNFVMAPFWFMLVTTLFALIILLKGWLTSAQPNYLLAGVAGILLVLAVMLVLEAFKALREKSI